A region of the Conyzicola lurida genome:
GCGTCGAGGTCGAAGTAGAACCCGCGCAGCTGCTCGCGGTAGTGGTCGAGGTCGGGGGCGAAGAAGAACATCGGCTTGCCGGTGACGCTGAAGTCGAACATGACCGACGAGTAGTCGGTGATGAGCGCGTCGGCGACGAGGAACAGCTCGGTGACGTCGGGGTAGCCGGTGACGTCGAGGATGTTGCTCGCGCGCACGTCGCGCCCGGGGAGCAGCGTGCGGGAGTGGCCGCGGATCAGGGTGACGTAGCCCGGTCCGAGTGCGTCGGTGAACGCCGCGACATCCAAGTGGTCGATGTGTTCGGGCCGGTCGTCCCGCCAGGTCGGCGCGTACAGCAGCACGGTGACGTTACGGGGGAGCCCGAGGCGCTCGCGCACGGCGTCGGGGTCGGGGGAGACCAGGGCATCGTCGCGCGGATAGCCCTCCTGCCAGATCGGGCCGAGGAACGCGTAGGCGGAGCGGAAGACCGCCGTGCTGTGCGCGTTCTGCGACAGCATGATGCTCCAGCGGCCGCGTTCGCGGATGGTGGCGAGCGCGGTGCGCAGGCCGACGCCCGGGCGGCCGAGCGCGATCTTCTTGAGCGGGGTGCCGTGCCAGGTCTGCAGCACGGTCTGGAACCGGCGCCTGGCGAACCGGTTGCGCAGCCAGTCGTTGACGACGAGCAGACGCGCCGACCCCCGGATGCGCCACCACTCGGCGCTGCCCTCGATCAGCGCGACGGACCCCTCGGGGACCTCGACCGAGGCGTCGACGACGCTCCAGTAGCGGGCGATGTCGGGGCGCGTCGCCGCGAACTCGCGGTCGAGCGCGAGCGGGTTGCAGGTCGCGCTCTGGCCGTAGAAGCTCTCGAAGAAGACGGCGTCGAGCGGGGCGCGCTTGGCCGAGCGGTAGTCGTTCTCGAGGGCGGCCTGGTTCTCCCGGCCGCGTTCCGCGTCGGTGAGCGGCGGCACGAGCTCGAGGCGGAGGACGCCGTCCACGACGGCCGCGGTGGCGCGGAGCCAGCCGGGCACGAGGATGTCGTCAGAGGTCTGCTCCGCGGCGTGGAGGGGCGCGGCCGACCCGTCGTCGGCGAGCTGCACCGCGGTGTAGCTGCCCGAGGGCGCGGGCAGCAGGGCTCCGCGCCAGCGCGACACGAGCAGCGGGAACTCGGCCCGCCAACCGTCCCCGTCGACGATGACGGTACCCGGCAGGTCCTGGCGCGGACCGCGCAGCACGAGTGCGCCCGGGCGGCCGGTGCCGGACAGCGTGAGCGTCGGGCGTTCGCCGGGCACGAAGCGGGCGGACTCGACCGCCACGT
Encoded here:
- a CDS encoding CDP-glycerol glycerophosphotransferase family protein, translated to MSATPPAGPVARDVAVESARFVPGERPTLTLSGTGRPGALVLRGPRQDLPGTVIVDGDGWRAEFPLLVSRWRGALLPAPSGSYTAVQLADDGSAAPLHAAEQTSDDILVPGWLRATAAVVDGVLRLELVPPLTDAERGRENQAALENDYRSAKRAPLDAVFFESFYGQSATCNPLALDREFAATRPDIARYWSVVDASVEVPEGSVALIEGSAEWWRIRGSARLLVVNDWLRNRFARRRFQTVLQTWHGTPLKKIALGRPGVGLRTALATIRERGRWSIMLSQNAHSTAVFRSAYAFLGPIWQEGYPRDDALVSPDPDAVRERLGLPRNVTVLLYAPTWRDDRPEHIDHLDVAAFTDALGPGYVTLIRGHSRTLLPGRDVRASNILDVTGYPDVTELFLVADALITDYSSVMFDFSVTGKPMFFFAPDLDHYREQLRGFYFDLDAAAPGPVVQDAAELVGLVRDRDASSGLYAEKYAAWRERFNPRDDGGSAARVVARLLKRGAVG